From one Streptomyces sp. ICC1 genomic stretch:
- a CDS encoding winged helix-turn-helix transcriptional regulator, whose amino-acid sequence MATTGLPKSISSDLSRVTQSLQMLAPRWNIWVLLTMSEKPMRYREIKSALPWLPDGQLHPRLVRLVDSGLLDRTEYESQDVLYDLSARGRELLPVLGVIAAWGGKHLEKEMVLDPATGHRVSKAVPRAQDIEDTIALIGPRQATPILWALRIRGTSSAKALAATAMPDRHLTNVYAPLNRLAEDFLVTKDSEGRVELTAAGRDLAPVYQALSAWAAGAPLTEAANHPVWAPKPEEPRDRQAMWATTQPRTPAVPTTQPRAQWKAGELFFSHTTTVIRPVGAAATGGRTR is encoded by the coding sequence TTGGCTACCACCGGCCTGCCCAAATCCATATCGTCCGACCTGTCCCGAGTCACCCAGAGCCTGCAGATGCTGGCCCCGCGATGGAACATCTGGGTGCTGCTGACCATGTCCGAGAAGCCGATGCGCTACCGGGAGATCAAGAGCGCCCTGCCCTGGCTCCCCGACGGCCAGCTCCACCCCCGGCTCGTCAGGCTCGTCGACTCAGGCCTCCTCGACCGAACCGAGTACGAATCCCAGGACGTCCTGTACGACCTGTCCGCCCGCGGCCGCGAACTGCTCCCGGTCCTCGGCGTGATCGCCGCCTGGGGCGGCAAGCACCTGGAGAAGGAAATGGTGCTGGATCCGGCGACCGGTCACCGTGTATCCAAGGCCGTGCCCCGCGCACAGGACATCGAGGACACGATCGCGCTGATCGGCCCCCGACAGGCGACCCCGATCCTGTGGGCGCTGCGCATCCGCGGCACATCCAGCGCCAAGGCCCTGGCCGCCACCGCCATGCCCGACCGGCACCTGACCAACGTCTACGCGCCGCTCAACCGCCTGGCCGAGGACTTCCTCGTCACCAAGGACAGCGAGGGCCGCGTCGAACTGACTGCCGCCGGACGGGATCTGGCCCCGGTCTACCAGGCGCTGTCCGCCTGGGCCGCCGGCGCTCCGCTGACCGAGGCCGCGAATCACCCGGTGTGGGCGCCGAAGCCCGAGGAGCCCCGGGACCGCCAGGCCATGTGGGCCACCACGCAGCCACGTACACCGGCGGTGCCGACGACCCAGCCCCGTGCGCAATGGAAGGCGGGCGAACTGTTCTTCTCCCACACCACCACCGTGATCCGCCCTGTCGGCGCGGCGGCGACTGGAGGGCGTACCCGATGA
- a CDS encoding MFS transporter encodes MTDLVIAGPRHALLPQLSLLRRIYLPRTADAGAFAMTTYGIPLIVLATTRSATLTGIAFALEWIPRLAAFSLAGTMVDRHGTKRVFRIASVLRALVVLAAAVILPTQAGGPGETITVMALAAITGVATEFSYIAAETAGAAASKDAGDRAHRVQSALLGIDQTATLAGPAAAGILLHWAGVTGTLITIAACSLLGAALAPWHRETRLVPAAASALTGLRTGWTTLVSLPALAWLIAGLTVSNLATGMLQAAAPIIVVQHLGYSSAAVGVIWSAAAAASLVTVACCRYAIDRVGLWPTGAASAVVAALAGLAVSQADTYQQLLVLTAVLMAGEGGMTVVLRTLRSHLIPERVFGATLSITILIMLAPFPLAGILVALTPAAALGHVLTGCAALQAIGLLAAFWRLRQEPAMRHRAPAHKRP; translated from the coding sequence ATGACCGATCTTGTGATCGCCGGCCCACGGCATGCCCTCCTCCCGCAGCTGTCCCTGCTGCGCCGCATTTACCTCCCGCGTACCGCTGACGCTGGGGCGTTCGCCATGACGACGTACGGCATCCCGCTGATCGTGCTGGCCACCACCCGATCCGCCACCCTCACCGGCATCGCGTTCGCGCTGGAGTGGATCCCCCGCCTCGCGGCGTTCTCCCTGGCCGGGACGATGGTCGACCGGCACGGAACCAAGCGGGTCTTCCGCATCGCCTCCGTGCTGCGCGCCCTGGTAGTCCTCGCCGCTGCCGTCATCCTGCCTACCCAGGCCGGAGGGCCGGGAGAGACGATCACGGTGATGGCGCTCGCCGCCATCACCGGCGTCGCCACCGAGTTCTCCTACATCGCGGCTGAAACCGCGGGGGCGGCGGCCAGCAAGGACGCGGGGGATCGGGCCCACCGGGTGCAGTCGGCTCTCCTGGGCATCGACCAGACCGCCACCCTCGCCGGCCCGGCCGCCGCCGGGATCCTCCTGCACTGGGCCGGCGTCACTGGCACCCTGATCACCATCGCCGCCTGTTCTCTCCTGGGCGCCGCCCTGGCCCCCTGGCACCGCGAGACCCGCCTCGTCCCCGCCGCCGCGTCCGCGCTCACCGGACTGCGTACGGGATGGACGACCCTCGTCTCGCTGCCGGCCCTCGCGTGGCTGATCGCCGGCCTCACCGTCTCCAACCTCGCCACCGGCATGCTCCAGGCCGCCGCCCCGATCATCGTCGTGCAGCACCTGGGCTACTCCAGCGCCGCCGTCGGCGTCATCTGGTCGGCCGCCGCCGCAGCCTCCCTCGTCACAGTCGCCTGCTGCCGCTACGCCATCGACCGCGTCGGCCTCTGGCCCACAGGGGCCGCCAGCGCGGTGGTCGCAGCCCTGGCCGGCCTCGCCGTCTCCCAGGCCGACACGTACCAGCAGCTCCTGGTCCTGACCGCCGTACTGATGGCTGGCGAAGGCGGCATGACCGTCGTGCTGCGCACCCTGCGCTCCCACCTCATCCCCGAACGGGTCTTCGGCGCCACCCTCAGCATCACCATCCTGATCATGCTCGCCCCGTTCCCGCTCGCCGGAATCCTCGTCGCCCTTACGCCCGCAGCGGCGCTCGGACACGTCCTGACCGGCTGCGCAGCCCTCCAGGCCATCGGCCTCCTCGCCGCGTTCTGGCGCCTGCGCCAGGAACCCGCCATGCGCCACCGCGCTCCCGCACACAAGCGGCCCTGA